The genome window GCGGGTGAAGGGACATCTTGGCGTGCCTCTTGGAGTTCGGGGTGGCGTCGCGGTCGCTTGGAGCGGCTCCGGGCCACCCGCTACCTTCTATCCAGTTGTATCGTACCGGACCTCCAGGGGGAAGGGAAGCCGTGACCCAGCGGACGACGCACGAGCCCGGCAGCGTGACCACAGAGGTAGCGGACGGCGTCGGCAGCGTGACCTTCGGGCACCCCAAGGGCAACTCACTGCCGGGAACTCGCCTCGCCGAGCTGGCGGCCCGGATCACTGCGCTGGGCCAGGAGCCGGGGGCGCGGGTGATCGTGCTTCGAAGCGAGGGCGCGGGTGCGTTCTGCGCGGGTGCGTCCTTCGCCGAGCTGTCCGCAATCGCCGACGTCGAGGGCGGCACTCGCTTCTTCATGGGCTTC of Gemmatimonadales bacterium contains these proteins:
- a CDS encoding enoyl-CoA hydratase-related protein, coding for MTTEVADGVGSVTFGHPKGNSLPGTRLAELAARITALGQEPGARVIVLRSEGAGAFCAGASFAELSAIADVEGGTRFFMGF